Within the Malus sylvestris chromosome 4, drMalSylv7.2, whole genome shotgun sequence genome, the region GCTGCAGCGCTTCCATGTTAGTTGGAAATTCTCTGCAGCAGAAAGAGTGAAGAAGCTTTGTGATGATGATTATCGAGTACACACGTGGATTCAAAGTGCAGTAAGGTGTAATGTTGAAGAGCTTCATATGTGTAACTTGACTGTACATTGTGCAAACTTGAATGATGACCTTGTTCCAGGAATGGTCTCGCTTCTTAGGGGCATGCCTAATCTTACTACTTTGTACATAAAGAACACTAGGCCTAGCTGGTTTCGGAGACAGATAACAGTAAGTGAATGTCTGTGTTGCCTATTGACCTCCCTCTCACGCACACAAACTCGGCAGACATAGTTTTCTTGTGCTAATTTCTTCAATCATTTGCTAACAAATTGccttttatatattttcagtCAACCGGCTTTGGTATGGAATACTGGAAACTGCAAAACCTGGCTTTCATTCTTCAGCTGGAGGAGGTAACCATAGAGAATTCCCATGGGTCTAATGATATCGAGTTTGCAAGATACGTCCTCGAGAATGctcaaaatttgaagaaaatggTCATTGTTCTTCGTGATAAGGATGAGCAAGAAAAAGCTGTAGTGGGGATGGTGAGTACAAGCAAGAAGGTTTCCACTGCACGGTTCTCATTCGAGTCGAAAAGAAACTCAGGATACATGTAAGACTCAACTCCTGGTATAAAACTCAGCATCAGATTACAAAAGCTCATGGTACTTTGACTGGACATTTTCTACAATTTCTCTCAGATACTATCTCCTTGCAACTTCACTCAAACCTAAATTGTCTTGCAAGgcacaaaaattaaaactttggGGAAGAAAGCGAAAGGGGGTATTATATAGTttcgaaaaaagaaaaaaaatcaaaccgcACTCGACACTTCGCCTTGGCACTCTCGTGACCTTAACCCGAAAGGAGAGGAGAGAAATCAACTTAGTTTCTTCTTCACCAAATCCTCGTTTTGAAATCTGCTTACATACTCATAATCTAGCTTAACATACAACTGCAGCAACTTCCTGTACCCCATCATCACATATTTGTCCACATAATCCTCACACCTCTCGTAGAGCGCCGGAATTGTTAGAATAATGACGAGACCTGCACATCggaaaacaaaaacatagaTCAACTGACTAAAATTACGACATTTGAATCTAGTGATGGCTTCAATCCAATGGAAATGAAGATTTAGACTCACTGGTGTAGCTCAAAGTAAGGAAATCAGTCAAGCCGCCAACAAAGTAGATCACCAAGAGAGATGTAGCTACTTTGAAGAACAATCTCGAGTCCTTTCCCAGAGAAATATTTTGGAAACCCGAGAGCAAAGCGTTTAAACGAATGCGGATGAAAGATGCCATTTCGTTTGCCATTTCTTCCGATAAATGCAATTCAGGCAGGGGAGGAGCTGGTCTGTTTACAAAGTAGGGAACGTGAATTGAGAGTGGCAATGTTGACACATAAACATACGCTAGCCATTCCAAAATCTAAGACGGTGTTCTGATAGAATCAGCAAAACACGAAACATCccgaggaagaaaaaaaatgctacAAACCAGGATGTTTCGTGTTTTTCTTATAAGTTATAACGAAACCTGTTCGGGGTTCAGTTGTTTTCGATGAAGAACGATGAGTTTACATGAACTGAACAAATAATCAACCGATTTAACTACATAAATGTTACAATTCAGGAGAAGAAGCTCGGTTCAAATCAAGAAGCAACAAATTTTTGCGCTTACCGGTTAAGAACGGCGGCGGATTTAgcccagagaaagagagttgTGATGAGGAGGAGAAGAACACTGGATGCAAGTGATAGCAGAGTGTAACCAGACTTCTCAAACACCAGCCAAACAGATAGAGTTACTAACAGTATCACCAAAGTCACATTCTTCTGCCTCCACAGAATCATGTCTGCAACTGTAAAAACCACAAAATCCGATCTCATCTAGATCAAAACTTTGTAAGGAATTGTGGATCAAATGCAAACCATCCCGTGTCGGGGAGAGATCATTATCATCTCTCCCTGAATTGCACCGAGGCCTTTCGAGATAAAACCGGCACACCTGATGCATAATGCATCTTAATTGCATACAGTACAACACCAGATATCAAAGTGAAATCGAACTACATTCATCGAGTCTATACTTAACTTTGAGAGCTCCAAAATActggattaaaattttaatcacaATTTAAGTAGAATGATAAACAAATCAGACTTACCAAGACTTGCTCCAAGGATCTCGTGAAGGGTTCTCTGCCTGTTGAACAACCTTTCGGATGAAcccattttccaaaaaaaatacaGCCTGGAATTCCAGTTTGGATCTCCAAGACACGAATAAAGATGTTGGCTTTGAGTTTTCAGATGATCCTTAGTAAAAGAGAAATAATGGGTtccatgtatatatattatattatatatgtgtgtgtgtatatacggACGAATGTTAAAAGTTGCGGGCGGTGGTGGTCAGAGACAGAGAGTCGTGGCATTCAGCTGAAAAACGTCTTCCCATGgctttttcttgcttttttccaccttgcttcttttaattttttttttttttccaaaatgtACAACtattaaatggttttatttATCCTTGATTTATATATACAACAATTAGTCAATTACTATCTACGcagaaaacagagagagagagagagagagagagagagagagagagagagagagagatcaaacTGCTGCTCTGCTCAGGTTGGCTGGAAACTgcttttcttaaattaaatacccggtttgtcattttcacccttgggtGAGTCTACTTTTTAAGGGTACTACTGTCATTTCGAGGATATTCTCGTCCACTTAGGGTCGTTGGTCGGCTCTTGTGGGCCCATTTTGTGACCACGAACGATCACTCCga harbors:
- the LOC126617897 gene encoding reticulon-like protein B12 is translated as MGSSERLFNRQRTLHEILGASLVADMILWRQKNVTLVILLVTLSVWLVFEKSGYTLLSLASSVLLLLITTLFLWAKSAAVLNRPAPPLPELHLSEEMANEMASFIRIRLNALLSGFQNISLGKDSRLFFKVATSLLVIYFVGGLTDFLTLSYTSLVIILTIPALYERCEDYVDKYVMMGYRKLLQLYVKLDYEYVSRFQNEDLVKKKLS